ATACCATGGTCCACAATaccaaggcccagacagctttatggccttgttcgATCAACATGAGTGGTATTATACACCATCTCAACATGGatcacagcagcagcagcaacatccGCGAGATCCTTCCGAGGATCCTCACTTCGAGGCAGTGACGCCACCGCCTCCCCCAGCTATTCAGCCAGTAATGCCCGATCCGCCAAGGCGAAGAAGATCAGGCGCAAGAATGTCTACCCgtggaggggaattccactttagcacccctcgacattcaagTGGTAGCCATTATCCATCCGTACCGGAGGAAGGGCCTTCAAGCCCAGCTCAAGAGGCGAACTCAGCACCAGTTGCACgtaattcgccaccatttggggaCGACCGCCCAGTACCTCCATACGGAACGGCTTATAACCCGTTTGAGCCAACATCGCACGCgcactacaactacaactatgagcgcgatcCCTATGTGGTAGCGGCCAGGTATGATGCCCGCTATCCAGACAGAGCTCATGGACCTCCAGGAGcgccggattactcagctcatgggtatccagcgcCACCAAGACCTCCAGTTCCTCaaccacaaccacgtttctctcctcctgagcaggaagagatactccaacgactagatcgtgtggagagagagtttgaGGAGGAGAAAAAGAGCCAcagaggatttctcaaaggcctagcaaacctactaaagggcaagaagaagaagcgtgaccattagcccttatgGTTATATTAATGTAATTTCTAtgtttaaaataagtccctgcgtggacacttatcgtattttagTCCTTTATGGACTTATCCGTTAATCCTTACAAGGGCATATGTCGTGTACTAGTCCTTGTACGGACCTATCTTTTATTTTTACCTTTATAAAGGTATGTACTGtttaaaagacccgtttagggcaatatgtgataATAATTGAAATTTTGGAATGCATGCTATGAGTTTTTATTTTGATATATGAaataatcaaaaccattccttttaattgatctgcctaaataaagaatcttaaaggtgaaacctagcttggtgtcttttaagatccagtcaagatggtacgacctaattaaaagattcagattcactgttaacctctgtaagcatgttaactcccatggcagatgtgattcgataaaatcgcacacgtcattcttacACAATAATCCTTAAAGGATTTTAaagacccaactaaatgatttataaattcATGGGCTAAATCATCAATGAAAGGTGATcaaattattaaacatccattagagatgtagtgcctacgggccaa
Above is a window of Helianthus annuus cultivar XRQ/B chromosome 14, HanXRQr2.0-SUNRISE, whole genome shotgun sequence DNA encoding:
- the LOC118486447 gene encoding leucine-rich repeat extensin-like protein 5 — translated: MALFDQHEWYYTPSQHGSQQQQQHPRDPSEDPHFEAVTPPPPPAIQPVMPDPPRRRRSGARMSTRGGEFHFSTPRHSSGSHYPSVPEEGPSSPAQEANSAPVARNSPPFGDDRPVPPYGTAYNPFEPTSHAHYNYNYERDPYVVAARYDARYPDRAHGPPGAPDYSAHGYPAPPRPPIPVTMADPNGVNSHTNEDDYDNAQVHLTGAQLKALIDEAVQAALDRQYTESHSRSVTKPLSKPKSQPKPPSQPKKDDDKHSSAENSVHRDREYTDASGAKGCTYKCGPSEGPKEQGG